TTTTCTGAAATTGGTGTATCTATAACTCTTTCATCTCCGTATTTCTGCCAAAGTCCCGCTGTAACACCGTAGGCACCACCATAAATTGCTATATCTTCTCCAAATAGAAAAACTCTCGGGTCCCTTGCCATTTCTTCATCAAGACCCTCATTAAGTGCCTGTCTGTATGTTATAGTTCTCATTTTTTAACTCCTTTTTAAACATATAAATCAGTATAAAGTTCTTCTGGTTCTGGATATGGACTTTTTATTGCAAAATCAACCGCTTCTTCTATTTCTCTTCTTACCTCTTCTTCAATTGCATTTATTTCTTCTTCAGTTAAAATCTGCTGTTCCTTCATTTTATTTGCAAAAATTAAAATCGGGTCCCTTTCTTTCCAGAATTTTTCTTCCTCTCTGGTTCTGTAAACTCTTGGGTCACTTCTACTGTGTCCATAATATCTATATGTATTTGCAACTATAAAACTTGGTCCTTTACTTTCTCTCGCATAATTTACCCATTTTGCCACAACTTCTCTTACAGCAAGAACATCCTGTCCATCCACATTTTCAGCAGGTATATCAAAAGCAATTGCTTTTTTTGTTATATCCTTTACAGCATGAGACCTTTCAACAGATACACTCATTGCATATTTATTATTTTCACATATATAAATAACCGGTAATTTCCATAAAGAAGCCATATTTAAACATTCAAAAAATATTCCATTATTTGTTGCTCCATCTCCAAAAAAGCATAAAACCACTTTATTCTGTTTCTGAAGTTTAATTGAAAGACCTGCCCCTGTCGCTATTCCAAGCCCTCCTCCTACTATTCCATTTGCTCCTAAATTTCCTTTTGAAAGGTCAGCAAGATGTAGTGACCCACCTTTTCCTTTACAAACACCTGTTTTTTTACCAAGAATTTCTGCCATAAGTGCTTTTAAATCACCATCTTTTGCAATAGCATGACCATGCCCTCTGTGAGTACTTGTAATATAGTCATCCGGATTTATAACTGAAATTGCTCCAACTGCAACTGCCTCCATTCCTGCATAAAGATGAGAACCACCTTCTGCAATATTTTTGGCAAGAAGTTCCATTATCATATCTTCAAACTGCCTTATTTGCATCATCTGTTTTAAAAGTTTTACAGCAAGTTCTTTTGTAATTTCCATCTTATTCTCCTTTTTAAGGCATTATTAAAACTTTCATTCCCTTTTTATTTTCAACTATTTCAAACCCATCTTTTATCTTTTCAAGAGGTAATTTATGAGTTATAAGTTTTTCTATATTTATCCTTCCTGTTGATAAAAGTTCAATTGCAATTTTATTTTGCAGAGGCGTTGAACCATGCGTACCCACAACAAAAAATTCTCCATAATGGAGTAAATTACTATCAAATTGAATATATGGTGCTTCTTTAGGTAACCCGCCAAAAAAATTTATTGACCCTCTTTTTGCAACAAGTTTCAAAGAAATTTCCTGTGCCTGCTTACTTCCAACTGCAACAATAACTCTATCTGCCATATGACCATCTGTAATCTTTTTAACTTCTTCATAAATATCTGTTTTGTTCATATTTATAAGATAACAACCTGTAA
This sequence is a window from bacterium. Protein-coding genes within it:
- a CDS encoding thiamine pyrophosphate-dependent enzyme codes for the protein MEITKELAVKLLKQMMQIRQFEDMIMELLAKNIAEGGSHLYAGMEAVAVGAISVINPDDYITSTHRGHGHAIAKDGDLKALMAEILGKKTGVCKGKGGSLHLADLSKGNLGANGIVGGGLGIATGAGLSIKLQKQNKVVLCFFGDGATNNGIFFECLNMASLWKLPVIYICENNKYAMSVSVERSHAVKDITKKAIAFDIPAENVDGQDVLAVREVVAKWVNYARESKGPSFIVANTYRYYGHSRSDPRVYRTREEEKFWKERDPILIFANKMKEQQILTEEEINAIEEEVRREIEEAVDFAIKSPYPEPEELYTDLYV